In a single window of the uncultured Dysgonomonas sp. genome:
- a CDS encoding TlpA disulfide reductase family protein: protein MKKSIVILFVLFFSMSIFSQEENYQYKVKVGDVAPDFEMSLPSGQKVKLSSLRGKVIMLQFTASWCGVCRKEMPHIEKEIWQKHKDNPNFALYGIDREEPAETVLKFAKATGVTYPIGLDPKADIFGTYAEKEAGITRNIIIDKNGKIVMLTRLFKMEEFNEMVALIDSLVVEKK from the coding sequence ATGAAAAAGTCAATCGTTATTTTGTTCGTGTTGTTTTTCTCAATGAGTATATTTTCTCAGGAGGAGAATTATCAATATAAAGTAAAAGTGGGAGATGTTGCTCCCGATTTTGAAATGAGTCTGCCTTCGGGACAAAAAGTGAAATTATCCTCTCTGAGAGGTAAGGTTATCATGCTGCAATTTACTGCCAGCTGGTGTGGCGTATGCCGCAAAGAGATGCCCCATATAGAGAAAGAGATATGGCAGAAGCATAAGGATAATCCTAATTTTGCGTTATATGGTATAGACCGCGAAGAACCGGCCGAAACAGTCTTGAAATTTGCCAAAGCCACAGGAGTGACTTATCCTATAGGTTTAGACCCGAAAGCAGATATATTTGGTACATACGCGGAAAAAGAAGCGGGGATCACAAGGAATATCATTATTGATAAAAATGGAAAGATAGTAATGCTTACCAGGCTTTTCAAGATGGAAGAGTTTAACGAAATGGTTGCCTTGATAGATTCTTTAGTAGTAGAGAAAAAATAA
- the hisH gene encoding imidazole glycerol phosphate synthase subunit HisH — MSIVIIKYNAGNIFSVEHAFKRLGIEAIVTADKELISTADKVIFPGVGEASSTMHHLRQTGLDKLIPDLKQPVLGICLGMQLMCAHSEEGDVDCLNIFDAEVKRFVSERHEDKVPHMGWNTITNLTSEIFDDSLEGEFVYFVHSYYVASCKHTAATTDYILPFSAAIHKDNFYATQFHPEKSGGVGEKILKNFLSNTK, encoded by the coding sequence ATGAGTATTGTTATTATAAAATACAATGCAGGTAATATCTTTTCGGTAGAGCATGCTTTTAAACGTCTGGGTATAGAAGCTATTGTGACTGCTGACAAAGAGTTGATCAGTACCGCAGACAAAGTGATTTTTCCGGGGGTAGGAGAGGCTAGTTCCACAATGCATCATTTGCGTCAGACAGGATTGGATAAGCTTATACCCGATCTGAAGCAACCCGTCTTGGGAATTTGCCTCGGTATGCAGTTGATGTGCGCCCATTCCGAAGAAGGCGATGTGGATTGTTTAAATATATTTGATGCGGAAGTAAAACGTTTTGTCTCGGAAAGACATGAAGATAAAGTGCCTCATATGGGATGGAATACAATTACTAATCTAACGAGTGAGATTTTTGATGATTCACTGGAGGGGGAATTTGTATATTTTGTACATAGTTATTATGTAGCGAGTTGCAAGCATACGGCAGCAACGACAGATTATATCCTTCCATTTAGTGCGGCCATCCATAAAGATAATTTTTATGCAACCCAGTTCCACCCGGAAAAGAGTGGGGGAGTGGGTGAAAAGATATTAAAGAACTTTTTGTCGAATACTAAATAA
- a CDS encoding DUF4870 domain-containing protein: MDKYDELRKLEELRAQGAISEEEFQQEKHRILNPGSYGNEKKGLGGIQKDSYIILMHLSQFAGFLIPGLGFILPIVLWLVNAKEYPEVDRHGKNIANFMISMLIYATIAGIFCITIIGIVIGLPMLIIIAILEIVFIIIAAIKASNGEYWKYPLSITFFS, from the coding sequence ATGGATAAGTACGATGAATTAAGAAAGCTGGAGGAGCTTAGAGCTCAGGGAGCAATTTCGGAAGAAGAGTTTCAGCAAGAAAAACACAGGATATTGAATCCCGGTAGCTATGGTAACGAGAAGAAAGGGTTAGGAGGCATACAGAAAGATTCATATATCATACTGATGCATCTGTCGCAGTTTGCAGGTTTCCTTATTCCCGGATTAGGCTTTATTCTACCCATTGTATTGTGGTTGGTAAATGCAAAAGAATATCCGGAAGTAGACCGGCATGGAAAGAATATCGCGAATTTTATGATAAGTATGCTTATTTATGCGACAATAGCAGGGATCTTCTGCATCACGATAATCGGAATTGTAATAGGCCTTCCAATGCTTATCATAATTGCGATACTCGAAATCGTATTCATAATCATTGCAGCAATAAAGGCCAGCAACGGAGAATATTGGAAGTATCCATTGTCAATCACTTTTTTTTCTTAA
- the hisA gene encoding 1-(5-phosphoribosyl)-5-[(5-phosphoribosylamino)methylideneamino]imidazole-4-carboxamide isomerase has protein sequence MIEIIPAIDIIDGKCVRLSQGDYNAKKVYNEDPLEVAKMFEGAGIRRLHLVDLDGAKAKRVVNQAVLEKIASNTSLVIDFGGGVQSDSDLDIVFESGASMVTGGSIAVRDRDLFISWIEKYGSEKIILGADCKDGKIAVSGWQESTSVDIIPFIGDYKAKGINKVVCTDISKDGMLQGPSIDLYKEILKSFPDLYLIASGGVSSFQDILDLELAGVPAVILGKAIYENRVTLVELANHNKE, from the coding sequence ATGATAGAGATTATCCCTGCTATAGATATTATTGATGGTAAGTGCGTTCGTCTGTCACAAGGCGATTATAATGCAAAGAAAGTATATAACGAAGATCCGCTGGAGGTAGCGAAAATGTTTGAAGGCGCGGGTATCCGCCGTCTTCATCTCGTCGACCTCGATGGGGCGAAGGCAAAAAGAGTCGTCAATCAGGCTGTTCTGGAAAAGATTGCGTCAAATACTTCCCTCGTCATTGATTTTGGCGGAGGGGTGCAAAGTGATTCCGATCTGGATATTGTTTTCGAATCAGGAGCTTCTATGGTTACCGGAGGGAGTATTGCGGTGAGGGATAGGGATTTATTTATTTCCTGGATAGAGAAATATGGCAGCGAAAAGATAATTTTGGGGGCTGATTGTAAGGACGGTAAGATCGCTGTTTCCGGTTGGCAGGAATCTACATCGGTTGATATTATTCCTTTTATAGGAGATTATAAAGCGAAGGGTATAAATAAAGTTGTCTGTACGGATATCAGCAAGGATGGCATGCTCCAAGGTCCGTCTATTGACTTGTATAAGGAAATCTTGAAATCTTTTCCGGATCTTTATTTAATTGCAAGTGGCGGAGTCAGTAGCTTTCAGGATATACTCGATTTGGAGCTCGCGGGTGTGCCTGCTGTTATTTTAGGAAAAGCGATCTATGAAAATAGAGTGACATTAGTCGAATTGGCTAATCATAATAAAGAATAA
- the hisF gene encoding imidazole glycerol phosphate synthase subunit HisF translates to MLAKRIIPCLDVKDGMTVKGTNFVNLREAGDPVELGVRYSEQGADELVFLDITASHEERKTFTDLVKRIAANINIPFTIGGGINELSDVDRLLNAGADKVSVNSTAIRNPKIIEEIAKNFGSQVCVCAIDANLEDGIWSCYTSGGRNKTDKELFSWAKEAENLGAGEILFTSMNHDGVKSGYANEALRRLSETLNIPIIASGGAGNMEHFRDVFVNGKADAALAASVFHFGEIAIKDLKDYLKKENINVR, encoded by the coding sequence ATGTTAGCGAAAAGAATAATACCTTGTCTTGATGTAAAAGACGGGATGACCGTGAAAGGAACCAATTTTGTGAATCTCCGGGAAGCCGGAGATCCGGTGGAACTTGGTGTGCGTTATAGCGAACAAGGAGCCGACGAACTGGTATTTCTTGATATTACGGCATCGCACGAGGAGCGTAAGACATTTACGGACTTGGTAAAGCGAATCGCCGCTAATATAAATATACCTTTTACTATCGGTGGAGGTATCAATGAATTATCGGATGTAGATCGCTTGTTGAATGCAGGTGCGGATAAGGTCTCTGTAAATTCCACAGCGATAAGAAATCCAAAAATAATTGAGGAAATAGCTAAAAACTTCGGTTCACAGGTTTGTGTTTGTGCAATAGATGCTAACTTAGAAGACGGGATATGGTCATGTTACACCAGTGGTGGACGTAACAAAACAGATAAAGAACTTTTCTCATGGGCTAAGGAAGCTGAAAATCTTGGTGCAGGTGAGATCCTTTTTACCAGTATGAACCATGACGGAGTGAAAAGCGGATATGCAAATGAGGCATTACGCCGGTTATCCGAAACATTGAATATCCCCATTATTGCCTCCGGCGGAGCCGGGAATATGGAACATTTTCGCGATGTGTTTGTTAATGGTAAAGCAGATGCAGCCTTGGCAGCCAGCGTTTTTCATTTTGGTGAGATAGCGATAAAGGATTTGAAGGATTATTTGAAAAAAGAAAATATAAATGTGAGATAA
- the hisIE gene encoding bifunctional phosphoribosyl-AMP cyclohydrolase/phosphoribosyl-ATP diphosphatase HisIE → MKLDFDKVGGLIPAIIQDNETNKVLMLGYMNTEALQKTQETGKVTFFSRTKQRLWTKGEESGNFLNVISIKEDCDKDTLLIKVNPVGPVCHTGADTCFEEENKEDILFLKYLQHFIEKRYKEMPEGSYTTSLFESGINRMAQKVGEEALESVIEACNGTDDRLIYESADMLYHLIVLLTSKGLSIEYLARELQKRHKKN, encoded by the coding sequence ATGAAACTCGATTTCGACAAAGTAGGTGGATTGATACCTGCAATTATACAGGATAATGAGACAAACAAAGTGTTGATGCTTGGCTATATGAATACTGAGGCTTTGCAGAAAACACAGGAAACGGGAAAGGTGACATTCTTTAGTCGTACAAAACAGCGGCTTTGGACAAAAGGCGAAGAAAGTGGGAACTTCCTTAACGTAATCAGTATAAAGGAAGATTGCGATAAGGATACACTCCTGATTAAAGTGAATCCTGTTGGTCCTGTTTGCCATACAGGAGCAGATACTTGCTTCGAAGAAGAAAATAAAGAAGATATCCTGTTTTTGAAATATCTTCAGCATTTTATAGAAAAACGTTACAAAGAGATGCCCGAAGGCTCTTATACAACATCACTTTTTGAGTCTGGAATAAATCGCATGGCCCAGAAAGTGGGCGAAGAGGCTCTGGAATCGGTGATAGAGGCATGTAATGGTACCGACGACCGTTTGATATATGAATCAGCAGATATGCTTTATCATCTGATTGTATTGTTAACATCGAAAGGGTTAAGTATCGAATACCTTGCAAGGGAGCTTCAAAAGCGTCATAAGAAAAATTAA
- a CDS encoding ATP-binding cassette domain-containing protein produces the protein MDKDVIIRYEGVDLDRDGNNILSDINISINEGEFIYLIGKVGSGKSTFLKSLYYEIPIEKGHGRIFDYELESIKKKQIPFLRRKVGIVFQDFQLLIDRTAAKNLEFVLRATGWKNKGLIDIRIEEVLTQVGMQNKGYKMPHELSGGEQQRIVIARALLNSPEIILADEPTGNLDPETGNQIVQLLHTISESNTAVIMSTHNYAVVQKYPGRIIKCEDGHLKDVKMGGQTQAHN, from the coding sequence ATGGATAAAGATGTAATTATAAGATATGAGGGGGTTGATTTGGACAGGGATGGCAATAATATCCTTAGTGATATCAACATTTCGATAAATGAAGGTGAATTTATATACCTCATAGGGAAGGTAGGTTCGGGGAAAAGTACATTCCTGAAAAGTCTCTACTATGAAATACCTATAGAAAAAGGTCATGGACGTATCTTCGATTATGAACTGGAGAGTATAAAGAAGAAACAAATTCCTTTTTTGAGACGAAAGGTGGGAATCGTATTTCAGGACTTCCAATTGCTTATCGACCGTACTGCGGCTAAGAATCTGGAATTTGTCCTTCGTGCTACCGGATGGAAGAATAAGGGCCTGATAGATATTAGAATAGAGGAAGTTCTTACACAGGTAGGTATGCAAAATAAGGGCTATAAAATGCCTCATGAGTTATCGGGTGGCGAACAGCAACGTATTGTTATTGCACGTGCACTCCTAAATTCACCGGAGATCATACTTGCCGATGAGCCGACAGGGAATCTCGATCCAGAAACAGGTAATCAGATTGTACAGCTCTTACATACGATATCCGAGAGTAATACAGCCGTTATAATGTCGACACATAATTATGCAGTCGTTCAGAAATATCCGGGCAGAATCATCAAATGCGAGGATGGCCATCTGAAAGATGTGAAAATGGGAGGCCAAACTCAGGCACATAATTAA